A portion of the Bombina bombina isolate aBomBom1 chromosome 11, aBomBom1.pri, whole genome shotgun sequence genome contains these proteins:
- the LOC128642158 gene encoding taste receptor type 2 member 40-like, producing the protein MVMFLLFTAVTLVTGVISNLFILVVIFMEQNRFLTMTPSNQIQFTMSLNNIFLQFMESMSSPDFSFKFFIIKEILQVRSLFYTFFLSLSYWLCAGLCALYCVTVVSCKNRLITSLKMRLPVLVPKLLLVTALGCFSISVPSIWYLNIVPQPDVTGNLTTNNIPNSQVMYHDYLHYQVFFLSLGGIVPLIISITCLLITVTSLLRHVWRIKLNATNMSDPQLDAHYRASKTMVMLATVFVVLIMTQLTYLTLNSATVSLEMMIVHCLAQLLPTELSVILILSSCKHKRALCRIVPCIK; encoded by the coding sequence ATGGTTATGTTTCTGTTATTTACTGCAGTAACATTAGTAACTGGGGTCATCTCTAACTTATTCATCCTGGTTGTGATTTTTATGGAACAAAACCGCTTCCTAACCATGACCCCCAGCAACCAAATCCAGTTTACTATGAGCCTGAACAACATCTTTCTGCAGTTTATGGAGTCAATGAGTTCACCTGATTTTTCatttaagttttttattattaAGGAAATTTTGCAAGTTAGAAGTTTGTTTTATACGTTTTTCCTTAGTCTCAGTTACTGGCTCTGTGCCGGGCTCTGCGCATTATACTGTGTGACTGTTGTCAGCTGTAAAAATCGTTTAATCACAAGTCTGAAGATGAGGCTCCCGGTTCTGGTACCAAAGCTGCTACTGGTTACAGCCCTGGGGTGTTTCTCAATCTCTGTCCCCTCCATTTGGTACTTGAACATTGTCCCTCAGCCGGATGTGACCGGGAACCTGACCACCAATAATATTCCTAACTCTCAAGTCATGTATCATGATTACCTGCATTATCAAGTCTTTTTTCTCTCATTAGGAGGTATTGTGCCATTAATAATAAGTATAACCTGTTTACTTATCACTGTCACTTCCCTTTTGAGACACGTCTGGAGAATAAAACTTAATGCAACCAATATGAGTGACCCCCAGCTTGATGCACATTACAGAGCGAGTAAGACTATGGTGATGCTTGCTACTGTTTTTGTGGTACTGATTATGACTCAGCTAACGTATCTGACTTTAAACTCAGCTACTGTAAGTCTAGAGATGATGATCGTGCATTGTTTAGCTCAGTTATTACCAACAGAACTGTCCGTTATTCTGATCTTGAGCAGCTGCAAACATAAAAGAGCTCTCTGTAGGATTGTCCCATGTATCAAGTAA